The following coding sequences lie in one Chlamydiota bacterium genomic window:
- a CDS encoding 50S ribosomal protein L11 methyltransferase, with protein MIELKCRFETKDPDAVLSTLVDSCGFGATLEAKIEAKPEREEYWAKIYAKTDSEALLFKKKLIQIQTPIFTHFRMRSISSNQWALRWKKGLKNVRILNKLVIQPLWLKYKKRRGEKVIRLDPDMAFGTGHHATTQMCLEWLVQQAHDWKSICDVGCGSGILSIAAAKLGIQEILALDMDPEAILISQKNARLNRVAQKIKFIASPLQKIKSKKGYSAVLANLTALDIKKNWKELEQLTNQNLILAGIEESQVKEFLPWLQSHKNWKILEGKSIGEWHGWLLKKQFKV; from the coding sequence ATGATCGAACTTAAATGTCGTTTTGAAACAAAGGACCCCGATGCTGTCCTTTCCACTTTAGTTGATTCTTGTGGTTTTGGAGCTACCCTAGAAGCAAAAATTGAAGCAAAACCTGAAAGAGAAGAATATTGGGCAAAAATTTATGCCAAAACTGATTCAGAAGCGCTTCTCTTCAAGAAAAAATTAATTCAAATTCAAACTCCCATCTTCACCCATTTTAGAATGAGATCTATTTCTTCCAATCAATGGGCCCTTCGATGGAAGAAGGGCTTAAAAAATGTTCGCATTTTAAATAAACTTGTCATCCAGCCTCTCTGGCTTAAATATAAAAAACGAAGAGGAGAAAAAGTGATCAGGCTAGACCCGGATATGGCTTTTGGAACAGGCCATCACGCCACAACTCAGATGTGCCTCGAATGGCTGGTCCAACAGGCTCACGATTGGAAGAGCATTTGCGATGTGGGTTGCGGCTCTGGAATTCTTTCTATTGCAGCTGCCAAACTCGGAATTCAAGAAATTCTGGCCCTCGACATGGATCCAGAAGCTATTTTGATTTCTCAAAAAAATGCCCGCTTAAACCGCGTGGCTCAAAAAATAAAATTTATTGCAAGCCCTCTGCAAAAGATAAAATCCAAAAAGGGCTATTCAGCTGTCTTGGCTAATCTAACCGCGCTCGATATTAAAAAAAACTGGAAAGAACTAGAACAACTCACGAATCAAAATCTCATCCTTGCGGGTATTGAAGAAAGCCAAGTTAAAGAATTTCTCCCCTGGCTCCAATCACACAAGAACTGGAAAATCCTGGAAGGAAAATCCATTGGGGAATGGCATGGATGGCTCCTAAAAAAACAGTTTAAGGTTTAA
- a CDS encoding DNA-binding protein produces MMSITLKNIPQSLHRLLKRQASLNHRSLNREMIVCLESSVYSPRVGAEAFLKRVRKLRTRISVKLTDRFIASHKRRGLS; encoded by the coding sequence ATGATGAGTATTACTTTGAAAAATATTCCTCAAAGTTTACATCGTTTGCTGAAGCGACAAGCATCTTTAAATCATCGTAGTTTAAATCGTGAAATGATTGTGTGTCTTGAGTCTTCCGTTTATTCTCCCCGTGTAGGTGCAGAAGCTTTTTTGAAGCGTGTTCGGAAGTTGAGGACAAGGATTTCCGTAAAACTAACCGATCGATTTATAGCTTCTCACAAACGACGTGGTCTATCATGA
- the glpD gene encoding glycerol-3-phosphate dehydrogenase, with product MNSKPRELSHLKTTLFDLLIIGGGINGAGIARDGALRGFKVCLIEKGDFASGTSSKTSKLVHGGLRYLEHGDFKLVYEALQERHHLLKIAPHLVHPLSFFLPIYQGDSRGVLKVKLGLTLYDCLSGKRNIQTHKNFPLSQLSTEVPQINLNGLKKTFHFYDAQMNDARLCLENILSAVESGACAFNYFNAVRFLEKEGRVSGILGKDLISNQEFEIHAKLVINATGPWIDQLLAKRTGSPQKKLRLAKGIHIILPRLTKEHAFLLTAQQDGRVFFSLPWRDFTLVGTTDTDFSGDPDHVTAEIGEIQYLLLEIQRIFPGTPLSRKDIISTFAGVRPLIHEERKKLSEVSREYRIEETSPGLLSILGGKFTTYRSLAERAVNQATQILHLHQNEPCRTALLSLPGGGKIPTVEEFSKSFDLDQVTIQHLLATYGSRALEVAKTAKEWGTQGQLCPHHPHMKAELLYAFTHEMAQTLDDFFTRRTLIRYTPCRGILCMENIVKILSGLSLFSEEELQTQKENYLRSIKKDK from the coding sequence ATGAATTCAAAGCCTAGAGAGCTTTCCCACTTAAAAACAACACTATTTGACCTCCTCATCATTGGGGGTGGGATTAATGGCGCTGGAATTGCTCGAGATGGGGCTCTCAGAGGTTTTAAGGTTTGTCTCATTGAAAAAGGAGATTTTGCAAGTGGAACGAGCAGCAAAACTTCTAAATTAGTCCATGGAGGGCTTCGTTATTTAGAGCATGGGGATTTTAAACTAGTCTACGAAGCCCTTCAGGAAAGACATCACCTTTTAAAAATAGCCCCCCATCTGGTTCATCCCTTGTCTTTTTTTCTTCCTATTTATCAAGGGGATTCTAGAGGAGTTCTCAAAGTTAAATTAGGCCTGACTCTTTATGATTGCTTAAGCGGAAAAAGAAATATCCAAACTCATAAAAATTTCCCACTCTCCCAACTTTCAACTGAAGTCCCACAAATCAATTTAAACGGCCTTAAAAAAACTTTTCATTTTTATGATGCACAAATGAATGATGCCCGATTATGCCTGGAAAATATTCTCTCTGCCGTCGAAAGTGGAGCTTGTGCATTCAACTATTTTAACGCTGTTCGATTCCTAGAAAAAGAAGGACGCGTCTCTGGAATTCTGGGAAAGGATCTCATTTCAAACCAAGAATTTGAAATTCATGCAAAATTAGTAATCAATGCGACCGGGCCATGGATTGACCAACTTTTGGCTAAAAGAACCGGATCTCCCCAAAAAAAATTGAGACTGGCCAAAGGCATTCACATCATTTTACCCCGTTTGACAAAAGAGCATGCTTTTCTTCTGACCGCTCAACAAGATGGACGGGTTTTCTTTTCTCTTCCGTGGAGGGATTTCACATTGGTCGGAACGACCGATACGGATTTCTCAGGGGATCCAGATCATGTCACTGCTGAAATCGGAGAAATCCAGTATCTTCTCTTAGAAATTCAAAGAATCTTTCCAGGGACACCTCTATCGAGGAAGGACATCATTTCTACCTTTGCAGGAGTGAGACCCCTTATTCATGAAGAAAGGAAAAAGCTCTCTGAAGTATCACGCGAATACCGTATTGAAGAAACCTCTCCTGGTCTTTTGAGCATTCTGGGAGGTAAATTTACCACGTATCGAAGTCTGGCCGAACGAGCGGTGAACCAAGCGACTCAGATCCTCCATCTCCATCAAAATGAACCCTGCCGAACAGCTCTCCTCTCTCTTCCTGGAGGAGGAAAAATTCCAACCGTAGAAGAATTTTCAAAATCCTTTGATCTCGATCAAGTCACAATCCAACATCTTTTAGCCACGTACGGCTCCCGAGCACTTGAGGTCGCAAAAACAGCAAAGGAATGGGGGACGCAAGGACAACTTTGCCCGCATCATCCTCATATGAAGGCCGAGCTTCTCTACGCCTTCACCCATGAAATGGCCCAAACACTGGATGATTTTTTTACCCGAAGAACGTTGATTCGCTATACCCCCTGCCGCGGAATTTTGTGCATGGAAAACATCGTCAAAATACTCTCAGGGCTCTCACTCTTTTCAGAAGAAGAACTCCAAACGCAAAAAGAGAATTATTTACGATCAATCAAGAAGGATAAATAG
- a CDS encoding FAD-dependent thymidylate synthase, whose amino-acid sequence MLLKEDLKISPEPIVRLENSFQDSYNNFVATARTCYSSKVITSQDVSKDEKAQERRDAIAQSIYKAGHHTTLQHATFQFVLERVSRQFIWSFLHSHPYYNSEQVSQRYVEVKSDRFLIPPLSDSAQALYLETIQMQMEAYHALMKLVEPTLAQEFKRIFPARNLEEKRWQSVLKKKEQEVARYVLPVATHAHLYHTVSAITLLRYYRLSQQWDTPLETRMVVQKMVDEVLKIEPQYLKLLEDPLPLDQTPEYEVFLNFHEKNRVHENFVKEFDEDLGPLRSKLIDYKEKGEESLAQAVRTVLGLPKHELSNAEAIERVMDPLKNTLLGEALNLISLGKLARTLVHPHFTFRKKLSHTADSQDQRHRMTPGSRPILAGHFIPDRPDFIVPVVIEKTSQALEYFKNVIEKTWNSIGRLLDQGVSEEFAFYLLPNAFPIRFEESGDLASFHHKWTSRLCYNAQEEIWASCKDEVEQVRKIHPRIGKFLGPPCSLRDWAGTRPICPEGERFCGIPVWRLELEEYERII is encoded by the coding sequence ATGCTTTTGAAGGAAGATCTAAAAATATCCCCCGAACCCATCGTCCGCCTGGAGAATTCTTTTCAGGATTCTTACAATAATTTTGTAGCGACGGCTCGGACTTGTTATTCATCTAAGGTGATTACCTCCCAGGATGTCTCTAAAGATGAGAAGGCCCAAGAGAGAAGAGATGCCATTGCACAAAGTATCTATAAAGCGGGGCATCACACGACACTTCAACACGCCACGTTTCAATTTGTTTTGGAGAGAGTGTCGCGTCAATTTATTTGGTCCTTTTTGCATAGCCATCCCTATTATAATTCAGAGCAGGTGAGTCAACGCTATGTTGAAGTGAAGTCTGACCGATTTTTGATTCCTCCTTTATCTGACTCGGCCCAAGCTCTTTATTTAGAAACCATTCAAATGCAGATGGAGGCCTATCATGCCTTGATGAAGCTTGTAGAGCCTACCCTTGCTCAAGAATTTAAAAGAATTTTTCCAGCTCGCAATCTAGAAGAAAAAAGATGGCAATCGGTTCTGAAGAAAAAAGAGCAGGAAGTGGCTCGCTATGTCCTTCCGGTTGCGACCCATGCCCATCTTTATCATACGGTGAGTGCCATTACTCTTTTGAGATATTACCGCCTCTCGCAGCAGTGGGACACCCCTTTAGAGACAAGGATGGTGGTTCAAAAAATGGTGGATGAAGTTTTGAAGATAGAACCTCAGTATCTTAAACTTTTAGAAGATCCCCTCCCTTTAGACCAGACCCCTGAATACGAAGTTTTTTTAAATTTTCATGAGAAAAATCGGGTTCATGAAAATTTTGTGAAAGAATTTGATGAAGATTTGGGGCCTCTCAGATCTAAATTAATCGATTATAAAGAGAAAGGGGAAGAAAGCCTTGCCCAGGCCGTGCGAACGGTATTGGGCTTGCCGAAGCATGAGCTTTCTAATGCTGAGGCGATTGAGAGGGTGATGGATCCTTTGAAGAACACGCTTTTGGGTGAAGCTTTAAATCTCATTTCTCTTGGAAAACTCGCACGTACTTTGGTTCATCCCCATTTTACATTTAGGAAAAAGTTAAGCCATACCGCTGATTCTCAAGATCAGCGTCACCGCATGACCCCCGGCTCTCGGCCCATTTTAGCGGGGCACTTTATTCCAGACCGTCCAGACTTTATTGTTCCTGTTGTGATTGAAAAAACATCTCAGGCCCTGGAGTATTTTAAGAATGTGATTGAGAAGACTTGGAATTCCATCGGACGACTTTTGGATCAGGGTGTTTCAGAAGAATTTGCATTTTATCTTTTGCCCAATGCCTTTCCCATTCGCTTTGAGGAATCAGGAGATTTAGCGAGTTTTCATCATAAGTGGACCAGTCGTCTTTGCTATAACGCCCAGGAAGAGATTTGGGCAAGCTGCAAGGATGAAGTGGAACAAGTGCGTAAGATTCATCCCCGCATTGGAAAGTTTTTGGGCCCTCCTTGCAGTCTTCGCGATTGGGCCGGGACGCGTCCCATTTGTCCAGAAGGAGAGCGTTTTTGCGGGATCCCGGTCTGGAGGCTGGAGCTTGAGGAGTATGAGAGGATCATTTAA
- a CDS encoding aminopeptidase P family protein codes for MTSASLIVADSEKDSNLYYATGFLAPDPFIYIALNGKKILIMGDLELDRAKLQAEVDEVISSTEILMRLRLKRIAQPKSVDMIEFVLKELDVKGILVPGNFPIEYADPLREKGFSISFKREPFFEERLIKRPKEIEAICQTQRATEEAVEEAVEVISSSKIRGEFLYHHGEILTSRKIKEILHLSLMRQNCIGQYTIVACGTDGVDPHNEGSGPLKAHQSIILDVFPRSMTTRYFADMTRTVVRGKASPKLKKMYQAVLEGQEIGFKQVREGADGRSIHQMILDRFKSLGFETGKIDGRFQGFFHGTGHGVGLDIHELPRIGSLSNILQAGQVVTIEPGLYYLDAGGVRLEDMVLVTKEGCENLTRFPKELEVE; via the coding sequence ATGACTTCAGCTTCATTAATAGTGGCCGATTCAGAAAAAGATTCAAATCTTTATTACGCAACCGGTTTTCTTGCGCCGGATCCCTTTATTTATATTGCTCTCAATGGGAAAAAAATTCTGATCATGGGCGATCTTGAACTGGATCGTGCGAAACTTCAGGCCGAGGTCGACGAAGTCATTTCTAGCACAGAAATTTTAATGAGGCTTCGATTGAAAAGAATTGCCCAACCCAAATCGGTCGATATGATTGAGTTTGTTCTGAAAGAATTAGATGTGAAAGGAATTCTCGTTCCCGGAAATTTTCCAATTGAATATGCCGATCCTCTCAGAGAAAAGGGTTTTTCCATTTCTTTTAAGCGAGAACCCTTTTTTGAAGAACGCTTGATCAAACGCCCTAAAGAAATTGAGGCCATTTGTCAGACTCAAAGAGCTACTGAAGAAGCGGTTGAAGAGGCGGTGGAGGTGATTTCCTCGAGCAAGATTCGCGGGGAATTTCTTTATCATCATGGGGAGATTCTGACCTCTCGGAAAATTAAAGAGATTTTACATTTAAGTTTGATGCGTCAAAATTGTATAGGACAGTACACCATTGTTGCGTGTGGAACGGATGGGGTCGATCCTCATAACGAAGGATCGGGACCTTTAAAGGCTCATCAATCCATCATTCTAGATGTTTTTCCGCGTTCGATGACCACCCGTTATTTTGCGGATATGACTCGGACCGTGGTCAGGGGAAAGGCCTCTCCCAAACTAAAAAAAATGTATCAGGCCGTGTTGGAAGGGCAAGAGATTGGATTTAAACAGGTTCGAGAGGGGGCCGATGGCCGATCGATTCATCAAATGATTCTTGATCGATTTAAATCGCTTGGATTTGAAACGGGAAAGATCGATGGCCGCTTTCAGGGTTTTTTCCATGGGACGGGGCATGGCGTGGGTCTCGATATTCACGAGCTACCCAGAATTGGATCTCTCTCAAATATTCTTCAGGCAGGACAGGTGGTGACCATTGAACCTGGGCTTTATTATTTGGACGCGGGTGGGGTTCGATTAGAAGACATGGTTCTTGTGACCAAAGAAGGATGTGAGAATTTGACGCGTTTTCCAAAGGAGTTAGAAGTGGAGTAA
- a CDS encoding type II toxin-antitoxin system VapC family toxin — translation MIVVDVNILAYLLIQGIHTSSVERVYAKDAEWAAPFLWRSELRNILAGYIRVNKMPLEMAITIVKEAEVLMGAHEYSVSTKQILNLVASSTCSAYDCEYVGLAQESGTPLVTMDREILKNFPEIATSIEGFLSENL, via the coding sequence ATGATCGTGGTCGATGTGAACATTCTTGCCTATCTCTTAATTCAAGGTATCCATACATCATCTGTAGAGCGTGTGTATGCAAAAGATGCCGAATGGGCAGCCCCTTTCCTTTGGCGTTCTGAGTTAAGGAATATTCTGGCAGGGTATATTCGTGTGAATAAAATGCCTCTAGAAATGGCCATAACGATTGTCAAAGAGGCGGAAGTCCTCATGGGGGCACATGAATATTCGGTGTCTACAAAACAAATCTTGAACTTGGTCGCAAGCTCAACGTGTTCCGCTTATGATTGTGAATATGTGGGATTGGCTCAAGAATCGGGAACACCCCTTGTGACGATGGATCGGGAAATTTTGAAAAATTTTCCTGAAATTGCAACTTCTATTGAGGGTTTTTTAAGTGAAAATCTCTAA